A window of the Caldivirga sp. genome harbors these coding sequences:
- a CDS encoding type II toxin-antitoxin system VapC family toxin: MAVIDASVVIKWFANENYSKEALLLKEAYVKGLEDLSAPCILPFEVLNGLKYTYNLGEKELQEVGKILSDFQITFYPLDEILNDTVSLSLKYGITIYDSAVNITVDAIQVTLISHVSSYYGSEND; this comes from the coding sequence TTGGCAGTTATAGATGCCTCAGTAGTGATAAAGTGGTTCGCTAACGAGAATTACAGTAAAGAAGCACTTTTACTAAAGGAGGCTTACGTTAAGGGTTTAGAGGACTTATCGGCACCATGTATCCTCCCCTTCGAGGTATTAAACGGGTTAAAATATACTTATAATCTGGGAGAAAAGGAATTACAAGAGGTAGGTAAGATCCTATCCGATTTTCAAATAACCTTCTATCCCCTTGATGAGATATTAAACGATACAGTCTCCCTATCCCTCAAGTACGGAATAACTATTTATGATTCGGCAGTTAATATAACAGTGGATGCAATTCAGGTTACACTTATAAGCCATGTTTCAAGTTATTACGGGTCTGAAAACGACTAA
- a CDS encoding bifunctional 2-polyprenyl-6-hydroxyphenol methylase/3-demethylubiquinol 3-O-methyltransferase UbiG: MEWVNDFFIRNAELYVKVLSSEAMLKEGEETAVKLADYLSRRGLRNCRILDVGSGIGRVAIPLAKLGFKVIGLDISLDFINEAIKRAAREGINDNVVFLLGDARELSSVVKNYAPFNVTLFMFTTVIGYYDYETDISILKQVHDVSEPGSLLIIDTVDKEYYINNAGKSIINEIGNHLIIQRFKLNQALSSVKVDWSYYIRDKDEYTLRLITNTQLLLRIYSLSELRELALRAGWSLIETYSDIGEKPYKPGGRLFAVFTYT; encoded by the coding sequence GTGGAGTGGGTTAATGACTTTTTCATAAGGAATGCTGAACTTTACGTAAAGGTATTAAGCAGTGAGGCAATGCTAAAGGAGGGCGAGGAAACGGCAGTTAAACTTGCCGATTACTTAAGTAGGAGGGGGTTAAGGAACTGCAGGATACTGGATGTTGGAAGTGGGATAGGTAGGGTGGCTATACCTTTAGCTAAGTTAGGCTTCAAAGTAATAGGCCTAGACATATCGCTGGATTTCATTAATGAGGCCATTAAGAGGGCCGCCAGGGAGGGGATTAATGATAACGTGGTTTTCCTACTGGGAGACGCTAGGGAGTTAAGCAGTGTTGTTAAGAATTACGCTCCATTTAATGTTACCTTATTTATGTTCACAACAGTAATAGGCTACTATGATTATGAAACAGATATCTCAATACTTAAACAAGTACATGATGTTTCAGAACCAGGTTCATTACTAATAATAGATACTGTTGATAAGGAGTACTACATTAATAATGCAGGAAAAAGCATTATTAATGAAATTGGGAATCACTTAATCATACAAAGGTTTAAGCTAAATCAGGCATTGAGTAGTGTTAAGGTTGACTGGAGTTATTACATTAGAGATAAGGATGAGTACACCTTAAGACTCATAACCAATACCCAACTATTACTAAGAATATATTCACTGAGTGAATTAAGAGAGTTAGCCTTAAGAGCGGGATGGAGCCTCATCGAGACGTACTCGGACATTGGTGAGAAACCATATAAACCTGGGGGCAGGCTTTTCGCGGTGTTTACCTACACTTAA